A single region of the Vicia villosa cultivar HV-30 ecotype Madison, WI linkage group LG4, Vvil1.0, whole genome shotgun sequence genome encodes:
- the LOC131597150 gene encoding zinc finger protein GIS2-like has translation MDRGKPYGSENPKAGDWKRPSGGDSSAPVSCFKYGEVGHRRNECKSEEKKYFNSGKMGHIAFDCRMKSVTCYNCNEEGHNNPQCTKPKKNQAGGKVFALSGSETTPEDQLIKAAGAKDLEMTARQVGEAIKDVAAVFMLFASMELKGKVVSSELPVVREYPEELIVIVIQEEAN, from the exons atggaccgaggtaagccatatggtagcgAAAATCCAAAAGCTGgtgattggaaaaggcctagtggtgGAGATTCTAGTGCTCCTGTTAGTTGTTTTAAATATGGTGAAGttggacatcgtaggaatgagtgcaagagtgaagagaagaagtaTTTCAATTCTGGTAAAATGGGTCATATTGCTTTCGATTGTAGAATGAAgagtgtgacttgctacaactgcaATGAAGAAGGTCATAACAATCCACAGTGCACGAAaccgaagaagaatcaagctggtggaaaagtctttgctttgtctgggtccGAGACTACTCCTGAGGAtcagttgattaaag CTGCTGGTGCTAAGGACTTGGAAATGACTGCTAGACAGGTGGGCGAGGCGATTAAAGACGTGGCTGCTGTGTTTATGCTATTTGCATCAAtggaattgaaaggaaaagttgtGAGTAGTGAATTACCGGTTGTACGTGAATATCCAGAG